From one Lolium rigidum isolate FL_2022 chromosome 4, APGP_CSIRO_Lrig_0.1, whole genome shotgun sequence genomic stretch:
- the LOC124647013 gene encoding tyrosine decarboxylase-like → MSPPPAQLLDSDEFRRQGHQVIDFIAEYYSRIADYPVHPDVVPGFLSRRLPQNAPSRPESDPLSAALNDVRDLILPGITHWQSPRHFAHFPASSSTAGALGEALAAGINVVPFTWAASPAATELEVVVVDWLGKALQLPKSLLFEGGGGGTLLGTSCEAILCVLVAARDRKLAEIGEGRIGDLVVYCSDQTHFAFRKAARIAGIRKDNCRVIPARREDMYALPPAGLEDAMQADVEAGLVPVFLCTSVGTTPTTAVDSIRELCAVASPRGVWVHVDAAYAGSALICPEFRHLVEGMEDVDSLSMNPHKWLLANNDCCALWLKQPSALVAALGTDDDVILKDAAAMDDGAPVVDYKDWQISLTRRFRALKLWLVLRCYGTDGLRDAVRAHVRVAAAFEDMVCADARFEVVAPRLFALVCFRLRPPSIATSPLEANNLNERLLAAVNATREGPYMSCAVVGGAYVLRCAVGSTLTEERHVREAWKVVQDHATLILAPIQVKYGGRDGQIFGSWGTSVETTPPCTPSWSPTTTGPTPRPPPPYAPSCSPTTTCASSPSRSLAEKLDALNHVAARLGSRVVLYLGSRAMRALVEPDDDANLLYILPVAELAPRQPRPGASPPDLAPTENFSAAHAHAAVAPSMPHWESWSATPTPSSTSATATPSST, encoded by the exons atgtcgccgccgccggctcaACTGCTTGATTCTGACGAGTTCCGGCGGCAAGGCCATCAGGTCATCGATTTTATCGCCGAATACTACTCTCGCATCGCCGACTACCCCGTCCACCCCGACGTCGTCCCTGGGTTCTTGAGCCGCCGTCTCCCGCAGAACGCGCCGTCGCGACCGGAGTCCGACCCGCTCTCTGCGGCGCTGAACGACGTCCGCGACCTTATCCTTCCGGGCATCACCCACTGGCAGAGCCCGCGCCACTTTGCGCACTTCCCGGCGTCGAGCAGCACGGCCGGCGCTCTCGGCGAGGCCCTCGCCGCCGGCATCAACGTCGTGCCGTTTACGTGGGCCGCCTCGCCAGCCGCCACCGAGCTGGAGGTCGTTGTGGTGGACTGGCTAGGCAAGGCGCTTCAGCTGCCAAAGAGCCTTCTGTTcgaagggggcggcggcggcacgttGCTGGGAACCTCCTGTGAGGCCATCCTGtgcgtcctcgtcgccgccagggACAGGAAGCTTGCCGAGATCGGCGAAGGTAGGATAGGCGACCTCGTCGTCTACTGCTCCGACCAGACACACTTTGCCTTCCGCAAAGCCGCCCGCATCGCCGGCATCCGCAAGGACAACTGTCGCGTGATACCAGCACGACGTGAGGATATGTacgcgctgccgccggcgggGCTCGAGGACGCCATGCAGGCGGACGTGGAAGCTGGCCTGGTCCCGGTATTCCTGTGCACGTCAGTAGGGACAACGCCGACCACCGCTGTGGACTCCATCCGCGAGCTCTGCGCGGTGGCATCGCCGCGCGGCGTCTGGGTGCACGTGGACGCAGCCTACGCCGGCTCCGCGTTGATCTGCCCGGAGTTCCGCCACCTTGTCGAGGGCATGGAGGACGTCGACTCGCTCAGCATGAACCCTCACAAGTGGCTTCTCGCCAACAACGACTGCTGCGCTCTGTGGCTGAAGCAGCCGTCCGCGCTGGTGGCAGCGCTCGGCACGGACGACGACGTGATCCTCAaggacgccgccgccatggacGACGGCGCGCCGGTGGTGGACTACAAGGATTGGCAGATCTCACTGACGCGTCGGTTCCGCGCGCTCAAGCTCTGGCTCGTGCTCCGCTGCTACGGGACCGACGGCCTGCGCGACGCCGTTCGTGCCCACGTGCGCGTCGCGGCGGCGTTCGAGGACATGGTGTGCGCGGACGCCAGGTTCGAGGTGGTGGCTCCGAGGCTGTTCGCGCTGGTGTGCTTCCGGCTCCGGCCACCGTCCATCGCGACGTCGCCGCTGGAGGCCAACAACCTCAATGAGAGGCTTCTGGCGGCGGTTAACGCGACGAGGGAGGGGCCGTACATGAGCTGCGCGGTGGTGGGCGGCGCCTACGTGCTCCGGTGCGCCGTTGGGAGCACGCTCACGGAGGAGCGCCACGTACGCGAGGCGTGGAAGGTTGTGCAGGACCATGCCACGCTAATCCTAGCACCGATCCAAGTAAAATATGGTGGAAGAGATGGACAGATTTTTGGCTCCTGG GGCACGAGCGTAGAGACGACGCCACCGTGCACGCCCTCGTGGAGCCCGACGACGACGGGGCCGACGccacgaccgccgccgccgtacgCGCCCTCGTGTAGCCCGACGACAACGTGCGCCTCCTCGCCCTCGCGCTCGCTCGCCGAGAAGCTCGACGCGCTCAACCACGTCGCCGCCCGTCTGGGCTCCCGCGTCGTGCTCTACCTCGGCTCCCGCGCAATGCGCGCCCTCGTGGAGCCTGACGACGACGCGAACCTCCTCTACATCCTCCCTGTCGCCGAGCTCGCCCCGAGACAGCCCCGCCCCGGCGCTTCTCCGCCCGACCTCGCCCCGACCGAGAATTTCTCCGCCGCGCACGCGCACGCCGCGGTGGCACCGAGCATGCCTCATTGGGAATCCTGGTCAGCCACGCCAACACCATCATCCACGTCGGCCACGGCAACACCATCGTCCACGTGA
- the LOC124646415 gene encoding subtilisin-chymotrypsin inhibitor-2B-like yields the protein MSCSDVNAAGAQLAGEDSKTSWPELVGKTIKEAREIILKDKPDANIVVLPAGSAVTLDYRTDRVRIFVDTVADAPHIG from the coding sequence ATGAGCTGCTCGGATGTCAATGCCGCGGGCGCCCAACTCGCCGGAGAGGACTCCAAGACGTCGTGGCCAGAGTTGGTTGGGAAGACCATCAAGGAGGCTAGGGAGATCATCCTCAAGGACAAGCCCGACGCCAACATCGTCGTCCTCCCCGCAGGCTCGGCGGTGACTCTGGACTACAGGACTGACCGTGTCCGCATCTTCGTCGACACCGTCGCCGACGCTCCGCACATCGGCTAG